A window of the Ardenticatenales bacterium genome harbors these coding sequences:
- a CDS encoding Type 1 glutamine amidotransferase-like domain-containing protein, protein MLSILLPHAVARAITPTTLIPIGAGYETATLELFAARAAAGNSDSVVQLRLLPTPYASDPFWISPAERQDNYNTALTRADQVLAACQAQVTPPTTCAILVPDIQVRSDAFDQAKVALLDATVDGVYIVGGDQTVTMQVLANTPAEDALELLYMVGAPIGGNSAGAGIQSRYMIAGYTGNNNAWNGLEYGSVELWYDPIGSSFRGLRFGLQESVIEQHVLERGRLPRLLQAAQRLPTNSRIGMGVDWGTGAVIDDGQIISNIAGAYVALVADLESYGAADAASYVGPHHTLAMRNTALHVLPPGGYGYDFGQRRPIVNGQIDPMLPDIQARNLALVCAPTATAAPLLITGDLGTDPVGVVTQRFAAQAQATGGPTLILAAGFAHAGDALAEALLWKSDLMSLGVDNVQTAILVHNTDLETLAAQLAAATALFITGDDQVIMADQVAALTSFGIDDLLAQRWQAGVPMLFDNAAAAAVGGWMSAEPTPLTQEEVEIQASESFLADHIAITPGLALLPDAVFEPRVSYDYLYGRLVSHAVTHPTAVAFGIQRGSAIEVTPQAARFLGDGAVLAVDGRFAHVLGSGSNNAWAATWLFVDTYAGNDVLADTACPHNHATLSINFHYLWNNGETGDGIFYLAPDGTFVDQDGHDGNWGYSQPNALLWLRHGLNQDCEALRLARLDVGGSISGLQICTDGSGGRGVWSGVLQPITNN, encoded by the coding sequence ATGCTGAGCATCCTCCTACCTCACGCCGTCGCCCGCGCCATCACCCCCACCACCCTCATCCCCATCGGCGCGGGCTACGAAACCGCTACGCTGGAACTGTTCGCCGCCCGGGCCGCTGCCGGCAACAGCGACAGCGTCGTCCAACTTCGCCTCCTCCCCACCCCCTACGCCTCCGATCCCTTCTGGATTTCTCCCGCCGAACGCCAGGATAACTACAACACCGCCCTCACCCGCGCCGACCAGGTACTGGCCGCCTGCCAGGCGCAAGTGACGCCCCCGACCACGTGCGCCATCCTCGTCCCCGACATCCAGGTACGCAGCGACGCCTTCGATCAGGCCAAAGTCGCCCTGCTAGACGCCACCGTGGATGGCGTCTACATCGTCGGCGGCGACCAGACCGTCACCATGCAGGTGCTGGCAAACACCCCCGCCGAAGATGCGCTCGAACTCCTGTACATGGTCGGCGCGCCCATTGGCGGCAACAGCGCCGGCGCAGGCATACAATCCCGCTACATGATCGCCGGCTACACGGGGAACAACAACGCCTGGAACGGTCTGGAATATGGTTCGGTGGAACTGTGGTACGACCCCATTGGCAGCAGCTTTCGCGGGCTGCGCTTCGGCCTGCAAGAAAGCGTGATTGAGCAGCATGTGCTGGAACGCGGACGGCTGCCGCGGCTGCTGCAAGCGGCGCAGCGGCTACCCACAAACAGCCGTATCGGGATGGGCGTCGATTGGGGTACAGGCGCCGTTATCGACGACGGCCAGATCATCAGCAACATCGCCGGCGCATATGTGGCGCTGGTGGCGGACCTGGAAAGCTATGGCGCGGCGGATGCCGCCAGTTATGTTGGTCCTCACCACACGCTTGCTATGCGCAACACGGCGCTGCACGTGCTGCCCCCCGGCGGTTACGGTTATGATTTCGGTCAGCGCCGCCCCATCGTCAACGGCCAGATAGACCCGATGCTGCCGGACATCCAGGCGCGCAACCTGGCCCTGGTTTGCGCGCCCACGGCCACGGCGGCCCCTCTGCTAATAACGGGCGACCTGGGAACCGATCCCGTGGGCGTCGTCACACAGCGTTTCGCCGCGCAAGCGCAAGCCACCGGCGGTCCGACGCTGATATTAGCGGCCGGTTTTGCCCATGCCGGGGACGCGCTGGCGGAAGCCCTGCTATGGAAATCAGATTTGATGAGTCTGGGCGTGGACAATGTACAAACGGCAATTTTAGTGCATAATACGGATTTAGAGACGCTGGCCGCGCAGTTGGCAGCGGCCACGGCCCTCTTCATCACCGGGGACGATCAGGTCATCATGGCCGACCAGGTGGCAGCCTTGACCAGCTTTGGTATTGACGATCTGCTGGCGCAGCGATGGCAAGCAGGCGTTCCCATGCTGTTTGATAATGCCGCGGCGGCTGCCGTGGGGGGCTGGATGAGCGCGGAGCCAACACCCCTGACTCAGGAAGAAGTGGAAATCCAGGCCAGTGAGAGTTTCCTGGCCGACCATATCGCCATTACGCCCGGTTTGGCCCTGTTGCCAGATGCGGTCTTCGAGCCGCGCGTGTCCTACGACTACCTCTATGGTCGCCTGGTGAGCCATGCCGTTACGCACCCCACGGCGGTCGCTTTTGGCATCCAGCGGGGATCGGCCATAGAGGTGACACCGCAAGCGGCCCGTTTCCTGGGGGATGGAGCCGTCCTTGCCGTTGATGGGCGTTTCGCGCATGTGCTGGGCAGCGGCAGCAATAATGCGTGGGCGGCGACATGGTTGTTTGTGGACACATATGCCGGCAACGACGTCCTCGCCGACACCGCCTGCCCCCACAACCACGCCACCCTCTCCATCAATTTCCACTACCTTTGGAACAACGGCGAAACAGGCGACGGCATCTTCTACCTGGCTCCAGACGGCACGTTTGTTGACCAGGATGGGCATGATGGCAACTGGGGCTACAGTCAGCCGAACGCCCTTCTCTGGCTGCGACACGGCCTTAACCAGGACTGTGAGGCCCTGCGCCTGGCCCGGCTCGACGTGGGCGGCAGCATATCCGGCCTTCAAATCTGCACCGACGGGTCAGGCGGGCGCGGCGTCTGGTCTGGCGTCCTCCAACCAATAACCAACAACTGA
- a CDS encoding RluA family pseudouridine synthase, translated as MAEGDRIDRALAAAWPELSRAQWQRLIGEGLVRVAGISVKASYRVSSGDIVSATIPDPTPTLLQPEPIPLDIRYEDDDLIVVNKPAGMVVHPGSGHETGTLVHAVLAHCPDLPGIGGEIRPGVIHRLDKDTSGLVIMAKNERALRYVQGQFKARTVEKMYLALVEGRLQPPRALIDAPIGRDPAERKRMKVIETEQGRKRDARTQVETVTAYADYTLVACKPITGRTHQIRVHLAYMGFPIVGDRIYGRRKQRLLLSRHFLHAYRIVFRRPSDRDVVSLEAEMPAELQTILDQLTP; from the coding sequence ATGGCGGAAGGGGACCGGATTGACCGGGCGCTGGCGGCGGCGTGGCCGGAGTTGTCCCGGGCGCAGTGGCAGCGGTTGATTGGGGAGGGGTTGGTGCGCGTTGCCGGCATTTCCGTGAAAGCCAGTTATCGCGTCAGCAGCGGCGACATCGTCTCCGCCACCATTCCTGATCCGACGCCCACCCTCCTCCAACCCGAACCCATCCCCCTGGACATTCGCTACGAAGACGACGACCTGATCGTGGTGAACAAACCTGCCGGCATGGTCGTCCACCCCGGCAGCGGACACGAAACGGGCACGCTCGTCCACGCCGTGCTGGCCCACTGCCCCGACCTGCCCGGCATCGGCGGCGAAATTCGCCCCGGCGTCATCCATCGGCTGGACAAGGACACGTCCGGCCTGGTGATCATGGCCAAGAACGAGCGGGCGCTGCGTTACGTGCAGGGGCAATTCAAGGCGCGCACCGTGGAGAAGATGTATCTGGCGCTGGTGGAGGGGCGGTTGCAGCCGCCGCGGGCGCTGATTGACGCGCCTATTGGCCGCGACCCGGCGGAGCGCAAGCGGATGAAGGTGATTGAGACGGAGCAGGGGCGGAAGCGGGATGCGCGCACGCAGGTGGAAACGGTGACGGCCTACGCGGATTACACGCTGGTGGCCTGCAAGCCGATCACGGGGCGCACGCACCAGATTCGCGTGCATCTGGCTTACATGGGCTTCCCTATCGTTGGCGACCGTATCTATGGTCGGCGCAAACAGCGGCTACTGCTGTCACGCCACTTTTTGCACGCCTATCGCATTGTGTTCCGGCGGCCATCGGATCGGGATGTGGTGTCGTTGGAGGCGGAAATGCCGGCAGAACTGCAAACCATCCTCGATCAACTCACGCCATAA
- a CDS encoding ABC transporter permease, whose product MTRYVIRRLLQALPLLFVISVILFVLLQNMGDPLATLGGRQPTRTADRERLTRQLGLDQPIYKQYLFWLIGNDWTKIDLDGDGIPETPGTRHGVLRGDFGTSLVNRGKPAMQIIWERIPNTLLLMIPAQVLIVAAALIIGIYSALHQYSRMDNLVTTISFVGLSMPIFFVALMSIYIFAVLFQRWGLPHLPAVGMFDPRIGKTAGQIILHMILPVSSIAFLSIAGYSRYIRGTMLEVIGQDYIRTARAKGLDNNTVIFTHALKNASLPIVTIIGLDLPFLLAGAVVTERIFAWPGMGRLFLDHLSRSDSPVVMGILVLLAIAVIFFQILTDIAYALLDPRIRYD is encoded by the coding sequence ATGACCCGGTATGTCATACGCCGCCTCCTACAGGCGCTTCCCCTCCTTTTTGTGATCAGCGTTATCCTCTTCGTGCTGTTGCAAAACATGGGCGACCCGCTGGCCACGCTCGGCGGACGCCAACCCACCCGCACCGCCGACCGTGAGCGCCTCACGCGCCAGCTTGGTCTTGACCAGCCAATTTACAAACAGTACCTCTTCTGGCTAATCGGCAACGACTGGACCAAAATCGATCTGGATGGCGATGGTATCCCGGAGACGCCGGGCACGCGCCACGGTGTTCTCCGCGGCGACTTTGGTACGTCTCTGGTCAATCGCGGCAAGCCCGCCATGCAAATCATCTGGGAGCGTATCCCCAATACGCTACTTTTGATGATCCCCGCGCAGGTCCTTATCGTGGCTGCCGCCCTGATCATTGGCATCTATTCCGCCCTGCATCAATACTCACGCATGGATAACCTGGTAACGACGATTTCGTTTGTGGGTTTGTCCATGCCCATTTTCTTTGTGGCGCTGATGTCCATCTACATTTTTGCGGTTTTGTTTCAACGGTGGGGGCTGCCGCATTTGCCGGCAGTCGGCATGTTCGACCCCCGCATTGGCAAAACCGCCGGCCAGATCATCCTGCACATGATCCTGCCCGTTTCCAGCATCGCCTTCCTCAGCATCGCCGGCTACAGCCGCTACATCCGCGGCACCATGCTGGAAGTCATCGGCCAGGACTACATCCGCACCGCTCGCGCCAAAGGCCTGGACAACAACACCGTCATCTTCACGCACGCCCTCAAGAACGCCTCCCTGCCCATCGTCACCATCATTGGCCTCGACCTGCCCTTCCTGCTTGCCGGAGCCGTCGTCACCGAACGCATCTTCGCCTGGCCGGGCATGGGGCGGCTCTTCCTCGACCACCTCTCCCGCTCCGATTCCCCCGTCGTCATGGGCATCCTCGTCCTCCTCGCCATCGCCGTCATCTTCTTCCAAATTCTCACGGACATTGCCTACGCCCTTCTCGACCCGCGCATCCGCTATGATTAA
- the lspA gene encoding signal peptidase II, with protein MTQSRNAAKQTVPLVQQLFVFLVAAVVIALDQFSKAIVEARMPLNTTYAPIPSLEAFFRITHVSNTGAAFGLFAQGSMVFTIVAIVVSLVIVFYSFSLPPGLLPLRLALGLQMGGALGNLIDRFRLGHVTDFLDFGPWPVFNVADTSIVAGVAILAVLMLLEQRREAVANAAARQDEPQGEPPEGGERDLSAMVLPSSGYEEVNGRES; from the coding sequence ATGACACAATCTCGAAATGCAGCCAAGCAAACCGTGCCCCTGGTACAGCAGTTGTTCGTTTTCCTGGTGGCGGCGGTTGTCATTGCTCTGGATCAGTTTAGCAAAGCCATCGTAGAGGCGCGGATGCCGCTGAATACAACCTACGCGCCGATTCCCTCGCTGGAGGCGTTCTTCCGTATCACGCACGTGAGCAACACAGGCGCAGCGTTTGGCCTGTTCGCGCAGGGCAGCATGGTGTTCACCATCGTGGCCATCGTGGTTTCGTTGGTGATCGTTTTCTACAGCTTTAGCCTGCCACCGGGTCTCCTGCCATTACGTCTGGCGCTTGGTTTGCAGATGGGGGGGGCGCTGGGTAATCTCATTGACCGTTTCCGCCTGGGGCATGTCACGGATTTTCTTGATTTTGGTCCCTGGCCGGTGTTTAACGTGGCGGATACGTCTATCGTGGCCGGGGTGGCGATTCTGGCGGTGCTGATGCTGTTGGAACAGCGGCGGGAGGCGGTGGCCAACGCGGCCGCGCGCCAGGATGAACCGCAGGGGGAACCACCGGAAGGGGGAGAGCGGGATTTGAGCGCGATGGTGTTGCCTTCCTCGGGCTACGAAGAGGTTAATGGGCGCGAGAGTTAG
- a CDS encoding peptide ABC transporter substrate-binding protein — MSKNRKNKLFVLIALLLIGAMALIACGGTTEAPGAETDQETTTGEETTGVQPAATEAARKVATFIFTQEFDSLNPIYSSMWFSAITQPIWNASAWNFDDQNNPHPVLVTEIPSTDNGGISTDGRVITLMLRDDIVWNDGEPITSDDFVFTYQMSIDPKNLVVSTYPYDLIESVEAPDAQTVVTTFKEPFVPWAATLWTYLLPAHVLRPVYEAEGTLDTADWNAAPTVSAGPYRFVEWESGSFARFVRNENYYNAPPNIDEIFIRFVPDDASQVAALRTGDGDLGTFIAYSDVPTLEDAGVQILSVVSGYNEGWFMNFRDTANPALQDVRVRQAIAMGFDRFKLNQDLLLGLTQPAVTFWDGTPFADPALEPWPYDPDQARKLLDDAGWVDSNGDGTRDKDGVELVLIHGTTTREIRQDTQAVAQQQLAEIGVGLDIRNYESDIYFASYGEGGPCATGELDICESSNSPSFPDPDTSYWLCSEIASDESPNGVNDQALCDPELDALFQLQKTQVDFNERQATFRQISDMMFEKIYWLGIWQDPDIWAVSGRLTNVKLSGATPFYDIANWDMQP, encoded by the coding sequence ATGTCCAAAAATAGGAAAAATAAGTTGTTTGTCCTGATTGCCCTGTTGCTCATCGGCGCCATGGCGCTGATCGCCTGCGGCGGCACAACCGAGGCCCCCGGCGCGGAAACGGACCAGGAAACGACCACAGGCGAAGAAACAACCGGCGTGCAGCCGGCGGCAACGGAAGCCGCGCGCAAAGTCGCCACGTTCATCTTCACCCAGGAGTTTGACTCTCTAAACCCCATCTACAGCAGCATGTGGTTCTCGGCCATCACACAGCCAATCTGGAACGCATCCGCCTGGAACTTCGACGACCAGAACAATCCGCATCCCGTTTTGGTCACGGAGATACCCTCGACGGACAACGGCGGCATCTCAACCGATGGGCGCGTGATCACGCTTATGTTGCGGGATGATATTGTCTGGAATGATGGGGAACCCATCACGTCGGACGATTTCGTATTCACCTACCAGATGAGCATTGATCCCAAGAACCTGGTGGTGTCCACCTATCCGTATGACCTGATTGAAAGCGTGGAAGCGCCCGATGCCCAGACGGTGGTGACGACGTTCAAGGAGCCGTTCGTACCCTGGGCCGCGACGTTGTGGACGTATCTTTTGCCGGCACACGTCCTTCGTCCCGTCTATGAAGCAGAAGGAACCCTGGACACCGCCGACTGGAACGCCGCCCCCACCGTCAGCGCCGGCCCTTACCGCTTCGTCGAATGGGAATCCGGCAGCTTCGCCCGCTTCGTGCGCAACGAGAACTATTACAACGCCCCCCCCAACATCGACGAAATCTTCATCCGCTTCGTCCCCGATGACGCCTCCCAAGTCGCGGCCTTGCGTACCGGCGACGGCGACCTGGGAACCTTCATCGCCTACTCCGATGTACCCACCCTCGAAGACGCCGGCGTGCAAATCCTCTCCGTCGTCTCCGGCTACAACGAAGGCTGGTTCATGAACTTCCGGGACACGGCTAACCCGGCCCTGCAAGACGTGCGCGTACGCCAGGCCATCGCCATGGGCTTTGACCGCTTCAAACTGAACCAGGACCTCCTCCTCGGCCTCACCCAACCCGCCGTCACTTTCTGGGACGGCACCCCCTTCGCCGATCCCGCCCTGGAGCCGTGGCCCTACGACCCAGACCAGGCGCGCAAGCTGCTCGACGATGCCGGTTGGGTAGATAGCAACGGAGACGGCACGCGCGACAAAGACGGCGTAGAACTGGTACTGATTCACGGCACAACCACCCGCGAAATTCGCCAGGACACCCAGGCCGTGGCGCAGCAGCAGTTAGCCGAAATCGGCGTCGGTCTGGACATTCGCAACTACGAGTCAGACATCTACTTCGCCAGCTATGGCGAAGGCGGCCCCTGCGCCACCGGTGAACTGGACATCTGCGAATCCTCCAACTCTCCCTCCTTCCCCGACCCGGATACCAGCTACTGGTTGTGCAGCGAAATCGCCAGCGACGAGTCGCCCAACGGCGTCAATGACCAGGCCCTATGCGATCCGGAACTGGATGCGCTGTTCCAACTGCAAAAGACACAGGTGGACTTCAACGAACGGCAGGCCACCTTCCGCCAAATCTCGGACATGATGTTTGAGAAAATCTACTGGCTGGGCATCTGGCAAGACCCGGACATCTGGGCTGTCAGCGGGCGACTCACCAACGTGAAGTTGTCCGGCGCCACACCGTTCTACGACATCGCCAACTGGGATATGCAGCCGTAA
- a CDS encoding ABC transporter permease, which produces MSALDTPLVNRPAVEQLEAPPLSLGRMTWLRFRRHKMAIFGGIVLILLFLYSFGGALILSEQYANFTDTGLRLAAPSAAHPFGTDTIGRDIVARTIYGGQISLLIGLMAVLVETVIGILIGAVAGYYGGLIDSLLMRFTEAVLTIPSLFLLLVMAKFFGGKIPDVQFLGRTFSGSVIVIILIIGLTSWPYLARIVRAEFLSLKENEFVLAARAIGTPNGQIIFRHILPNSVAPIVVSATLGVAGAIIAEAYISFLGLGVQPPTATWGNMITGATNYIETAPWLWFFPGLLILLTVLSINFVGDGLRDALDPRSRPL; this is translated from the coding sequence ATGAGTGCGCTGGACACGCCCCTCGTCAACCGTCCCGCCGTAGAACAACTGGAAGCGCCGCCGCTTTCGCTTGGTCGCATGACCTGGTTGCGTTTCCGCCGCCACAAAATGGCGATTTTTGGCGGCATCGTCCTCATCCTCCTCTTTCTCTACTCCTTTGGCGGCGCCCTCATCCTCAGCGAACAGTACGCCAACTTCACGGACACGGGTCTGCGCCTGGCCGCGCCCTCCGCCGCCCACCCCTTCGGCACGGACACCATCGGGCGCGACATTGTCGCCCGCACCATCTATGGCGGTCAGATCTCCCTCCTCATCGGCCTCATGGCCGTGCTCGTGGAAACCGTCATTGGCATCCTTATTGGGGCCGTCGCCGGCTACTATGGCGGGTTGATCGACAGCCTGCTCATGCGTTTCACGGAAGCCGTGCTCACGATTCCCTCCCTTTTCCTGCTGCTGGTCATGGCCAAGTTCTTCGGCGGCAAAATCCCCGATGTGCAATTTCTGGGGCGAACCTTCAGCGGCAGCGTCATCGTCATCATCCTGATCATTGGCCTCACGAGTTGGCCCTACCTGGCGCGCATCGTGCGCGCCGAATTCCTATCGCTGAAAGAAAACGAGTTTGTGCTGGCCGCCCGCGCCATTGGCACGCCCAACGGCCAGATCATTTTCCGCCACATCCTGCCCAACAGCGTTGCCCCTATCGTCGTCTCCGCCACCCTGGGCGTGGCCGGGGCGATCATCGCCGAAGCGTACATCAGCTTCCTCGGCCTGGGCGTGCAGCCGCCTACGGCCACCTGGGGCAATATGATCACGGGCGCAACCAATTACATTGAGACCGCCCCCTGGCTCTGGTTCTTCCCGGGTCTGCTCATTTTGCTCACCGTACTCAGCATCAATTTCGTCGGAGATGGACTACGCGATGCCCTGGACCCACGCAGCCGGCCTCTGTAA
- a CDS encoding ABC transporter ATP-binding protein, with translation MQKELLLEVEDLRVAFHTPEGTVHAVNGISYRVHKGEAVAVVGESGCGKSVSMMSILGLIPMPPGEIVSGQALYLGRDLLRMSEEELEQIRGREIGMIFQDPMTSLNPVLTLRRQLTEALRRHFSHTQEEAEQGAVELMELVGIPDAAHRLGSYPHQFSGGMRQRVMIAMMLACKPSLLIADEPTTALDVTIQAQIVDLVIRMRERLNMSMIWITHDLGVVAGMADRVIVMYAGKIVEEADVDNLYDKPQHPYTHALLAALPRADRRRDSRLLSIPGVPPNLLVPLHGCPFAPRCQYALEKCWTEMPPLGALSPTHRVACWVDPTTGEAR, from the coding sequence ATGCAAAAAGAACTACTGCTGGAAGTCGAAGATTTACGGGTCGCTTTCCATACCCCGGAAGGAACCGTACACGCGGTCAATGGCATTTCCTACCGCGTACACAAAGGAGAAGCAGTAGCCGTCGTCGGAGAAAGCGGCTGCGGTAAATCAGTGAGTATGATGTCCATTTTGGGCCTGATTCCCATGCCTCCTGGCGAAATTGTCAGCGGCCAGGCGCTCTACCTGGGACGCGATCTGCTGCGCATGTCGGAAGAGGAGTTGGAGCAAATACGCGGGCGGGAGATCGGCATGATCTTCCAGGACCCAATGACGTCGCTCAATCCGGTTTTGACGCTGCGGCGGCAGCTTACGGAGGCGCTGCGACGCCATTTCAGCCATACACAAGAAGAGGCGGAGCAGGGAGCCGTGGAATTGATGGAATTGGTGGGTATCCCTGACGCGGCGCATCGCCTGGGCAGCTATCCGCACCAGTTTTCCGGAGGGATGCGGCAACGGGTGATGATTGCCATGATGCTGGCCTGTAAGCCATCGCTGCTGATTGCGGACGAACCGACGACGGCCCTGGATGTGACGATTCAGGCGCAGATTGTAGACCTGGTGATTCGGATGCGGGAGCGGCTGAATATGTCCATGATCTGGATTACGCATGACCTGGGCGTGGTGGCGGGTATGGCGGATCGGGTGATTGTGATGTATGCCGGCAAAATCGTGGAAGAAGCGGACGTAGACAACCTCTACGACAAGCCCCAACACCCATATACCCACGCCCTGCTGGCCGCCCTCCCTCGCGCCGACCGCCGCCGCGACAGTCGGCTTCTTTCCATCCCAGGCGTGCCGCCCAACTTACTTGTGCCGCTGCACGGCTGCCCTTTTGCTCCCCGCTGCCAATATGCACTGGAGAAATGTTGGACGGAAATGCCTCCGCTTGGCGCGTTATCCCCCACCCATCGGGTCGCCTGCTGGGTAGACCCAACCACAGGAGAAGCCCGATGA
- a CDS encoding GntR family transcriptional regulator, with protein sequence MTDVPAAIVSHQQLQQKVSARLRADILNGVYRPGEWLRQKKLAQQLGVSQMPVREALKELAAEGLVEHLPYRGVRVIAYAPDEIADIYLHRAFLEGLAARTAAGIITPEELRQLAQLLAEMRQNRAPEQLAVYRQLNRRFHESVFTASRRGYLIRVLKQMWDTLPTMLWSNFAQTASQSLPERDLRDEREHAAILDALTAGDGAAAEEAMRRHIENAGIQLITALQNTPTQP encoded by the coding sequence ATGACAGATGTCCCCGCCGCGATTGTTTCGCACCAGCAACTACAGCAGAAAGTCTCCGCACGGTTGCGCGCCGACATCCTCAATGGCGTGTATCGACCGGGTGAATGGCTGCGGCAGAAGAAGCTGGCGCAACAGTTAGGGGTAAGCCAGATGCCCGTACGCGAGGCGCTGAAGGAACTGGCCGCCGAAGGGCTGGTGGAGCATCTTCCCTACCGTGGCGTGCGCGTCATCGCCTACGCCCCAGATGAAATCGCGGACATCTATCTGCACCGTGCCTTTTTGGAAGGACTGGCCGCGCGCACCGCTGCCGGCATCATCACGCCGGAGGAATTGAGGCAACTGGCACAACTGCTGGCGGAAATGCGGCAAAACCGTGCCCCCGAACAGCTCGCGGTCTATCGCCAGCTCAATCGCCGTTTTCACGAAAGCGTGTTTACGGCCAGCCGCCGCGGCTATCTGATCCGGGTGCTGAAGCAAATGTGGGATACGCTGCCCACGATGTTGTGGAGCAATTTCGCCCAGACTGCCTCCCAATCCCTCCCGGAACGCGACCTGCGCGACGAGCGAGAACATGCGGCCATTCTGGATGCCTTGACCGCGGGCGACGGAGCGGCGGCAGAAGAGGCCATGCGGCGGCATATTGAAAATGCCGGCATTCAACTCATCACCGCCCTGCAGAACACCCCCACACAACCCTGA
- a CDS encoding methyltransferase domain-containing protein, whose product MVIRWWRRGVRAGFRLLYNELAWTYDGVSWLVSLGEWRAWQAAGLAFLPASSPTPPRILELAHGPGHMLVALRRVGFAPVGVDLSPFMGRLARQRLRRAGLPSPLIRASALALPFADHSFDHILATFPTDFITQREASTQLWRLLRPGGRLVIVPQAQFRGRGVLVRLLACLYAITGQRLAVTSAAVSPWLALEAAGFRVREEHVSLPRSVVLVVVAEKFPYN is encoded by the coding sequence ATGGTTATTCGTTGGTGGCGTCGGGGGGTGCGGGCGGGTTTTCGCCTGCTGTACAATGAACTGGCCTGGACGTATGATGGGGTCAGTTGGCTTGTTTCGTTGGGAGAGTGGCGGGCGTGGCAGGCGGCGGGGTTGGCGTTTTTGCCGGCATCTTCCCCCACCCCTCCCCGCATCCTCGAACTGGCGCACGGTCCGGGACATATGCTGGTAGCCCTGCGCCGCGTCGGATTTGCGCCCGTGGGCGTGGACCTTTCCCCCTTCATGGGGCGATTGGCACGGCAACGCCTGCGGCGCGCCGGCCTCCCTTCACCCCTGATCCGGGCGTCGGCGCTGGCACTGCCCTTCGCCGACCACAGCTTCGACCACATCCTGGCGACTTTCCCCACCGACTTCATCACGCAGCGGGAGGCGTCAACGCAGCTTTGGCGGCTGCTGCGCCCCGGCGGGCGCCTGGTGATTGTGCCCCAGGCGCAGTTTCGCGGGCGCGGCGTCCTGGTGCGGCTGCTGGCCTGCCTGTACGCGATCACAGGGCAGCGGCTGGCGGTGACGTCAGCCGCCGTCAGTCCGTGGCTGGCACTGGAAGCGGCGGGCTTCCGCGTGCGCGAGGAGCATGTATCGCTGCCGCGCAGCGTGGTCCTGGTGGTCGTGGCGGAGAAGTTCCCTTACAATTAA